A DNA window from Haliovirga abyssi contains the following coding sequences:
- a CDS encoding response regulator, with protein MNEKILVVDDEPYIRKILKYTLDKSGYMVEECEDVYEAEELLKSKNYDLILTDLMMPIKSGLDLVRFVRSELKLDKQKIIILSAKGMENDIKLAKELEVSYYIMKPFEVGRIIKKIRMVLDGEI; from the coding sequence ATGAATGAAAAGATATTAGTTGTAGATGATGAGCCATACATTAGGAAAATTCTAAAATATACTTTAGATAAATCAGGCTACATGGTTGAAGAATGTGAAGATGTATATGAGGCAGAAGAACTTTTAAAATCTAAAAATTATGATTTAATTTTAACAGATTTGATGATGCCAATAAAAAGTGGCTTAGATTTAGTTAGATTTGTAAGAAGTGAACTAAAATTAGATAAACAAAAAATTATAATATTATCAGCTAAAGGGATGGAAAACGATATTAAATTAGCTAAAGAATTAGAGGTGAGTTATTACATAATGAAACCTTTTGAAGTGGGAAGAATAATAAAAAAAATACGAATGGTTTTAGATGGAGAGATATAA
- a CDS encoding aminotransferase class IV, which produces MIYLNGKIEEESKILKAIEYGYGLFETIGGKGEKLYFFEEHFNRLKNGINRIGLNLKYDIEYLYNIVEDLIMLENIEKDEEFKVKVIVAEDLFYVSLNKIKLREEKNGIKVGLIKSYFQNELGFLKSLNYMNNILARKELKKNSYYEGVFINRNRHITEGTISNIFFIKEDKIFTPSLDLNILNGIIRSKIIEISKLNNIKIEEGHYYYDELLEADSIFFTNSLMKNGLLWVKEIDNKLKQKHEFITKIENEYKKILQK; this is translated from the coding sequence ATGATATATTTAAATGGAAAGATTGAAGAAGAATCCAAAATATTAAAAGCTATTGAATATGGGTATGGGTTATTTGAAACAATAGGTGGCAAAGGAGAAAAATTATATTTTTTTGAAGAACATTTTAATAGATTGAAGAATGGAATTAATAGAATAGGGTTAAATTTGAAATATGATATTGAATATCTGTATAATATAGTCGAAGATTTGATTATGTTAGAAAATATAGAAAAAGATGAAGAATTTAAAGTTAAGGTTATTGTAGCAGAAGATCTATTTTACGTTTCTTTAAATAAAATTAAACTTAGAGAAGAAAAAAATGGTATTAAAGTTGGATTAATTAAAAGTTATTTTCAAAATGAATTGGGATTTTTGAAAAGTTTAAACTATATGAATAATATTTTGGCTAGAAAAGAGTTGAAAAAAAACAGTTATTATGAAGGTGTTTTTATTAATAGAAATCGACATATAACAGAAGGTACAATTAGCAATATATTTTTCATAAAAGAAGATAAAATTTTTACACCTAGCTTAGATTTAAATATATTAAATGGAATAATTAGAAGCAAAATTATTGAAATATCCAAATTAAATAATATTAAAATTGAAGAAGGGCATTATTATTATGATGAATTATTAGAGGCAGATTCGATATTTTTTACTAATTCTTTAATGAAAAATGGTTTGTTATGGGTTAAAGAGATAGATAATAAATTAAAGCAAAAACATGAGTTTATAACTAAAATTGAAAATGAATATAAAAAAATATTGCAAAAATGA
- a CDS encoding penicillin-binding protein has product MFKISLKITLKSKVIIIYIIIIIAFIVAIYQLSMIQIFNNKFWKKEAYNQYYQNGTPIGHRGKIETLNGEEIAYDIPMYQIILDPTQIENGKEEKASAILSENLKLDKKQILRTILDKKSKKSKYYKVGKSISVETESKIKKLFIKNKINGFFVGEDTKRIYPNFYIFNSITGFVGGDKKGKYGIEKMFDKRLKGAKGFSRVSKFKEKYSLSFGGKEEFISPKDGQTIVLTIDYTMQHILYEEMYKMFEETKSNWAAGVIVEANTGKILAMVSLPATDNKVYIKNNVIYNTYEPGSVFKPLIMGAALDEGIVKPDDIFYCPGKIKVYDRTIKDHDNSTIGYLTLKKIISKSSNVGMVQIGERFSKTSFNNWLHRYGFGAPTGIKLFKESSLKIGNPKKWSGVKIPTMSFGQGIAVTPIQLAMALTSVVNGGILYKPRIVERIEDGDIIFDNNKPEIRNRTISKETSELIKTYLRDVVENGTGKNAKIEGYDIGGKTGTSQKAENGKYGKGKYTASFVGVLPLKKPKYVALVVYDEPKGKKIYGGQIAAPVIKNVFERIAKYKDILPNNLETKTVILNGETAIENSEIKADNSNIKNYMPNLIGKTKREALGEISNITQNVEIEGEGKITFQSPKPGTPKNKIDKVYLKFQEK; this is encoded by the coding sequence GTGTTTAAAATAAGTCTGAAAATAACTTTAAAGTCGAAAGTTATAATTATATATATTATAATTATAATAGCTTTTATTGTAGCAATTTATCAACTTTCGATGATACAAATTTTTAACAATAAATTTTGGAAAAAAGAGGCTTATAACCAATATTATCAAAACGGAACTCCAATTGGGCATAGAGGGAAAATAGAAACATTAAATGGAGAAGAAATTGCATATGATATACCAATGTATCAAATTATATTGGATCCAACACAAATAGAAAATGGGAAAGAAGAAAAAGCCTCAGCTATTTTGTCTGAAAATTTAAAATTAGATAAAAAGCAAATCTTAAGAACTATATTAGATAAAAAAAGTAAAAAAAGTAAATATTATAAAGTTGGAAAATCAATTTCTGTAGAAACAGAATCAAAAATAAAAAAATTATTTATTAAAAATAAAATAAATGGATTTTTTGTAGGAGAAGATACAAAAAGAATATATCCAAATTTTTATATTTTTAATAGCATAACTGGATTTGTAGGCGGGGATAAAAAAGGAAAATATGGAATAGAAAAAATGTTTGATAAAAGATTAAAAGGAGCAAAAGGATTTTCAAGAGTATCTAAATTTAAAGAAAAATATAGTTTATCTTTTGGCGGAAAAGAGGAGTTTATAAGTCCAAAAGATGGACAGACAATAGTTTTAACAATTGATTATACAATGCAGCATATTTTATATGAAGAGATGTATAAAATGTTTGAAGAAACAAAATCAAATTGGGCGGCAGGGGTTATTGTAGAAGCTAATACAGGAAAAATATTAGCAATGGTGTCTTTACCAGCAACAGACAATAAAGTATATATAAAAAATAATGTGATATATAATACTTATGAGCCAGGGTCAGTTTTTAAACCATTAATAATGGGAGCAGCATTAGATGAAGGGATTGTTAAACCAGATGATATATTTTACTGTCCTGGTAAAATAAAAGTTTATGATCGTACAATTAAAGATCATGATAATTCAACAATAGGATATCTTACATTAAAAAAGATTATATCTAAATCTAGTAATGTAGGAATGGTTCAGATTGGCGAAAGATTTAGCAAAACCTCTTTTAATAATTGGCTACATAGGTATGGATTTGGTGCTCCAACAGGAATAAAATTATTCAAAGAAAGTTCATTGAAAATAGGAAATCCTAAAAAATGGAGTGGAGTAAAAATACCTACTATGAGTTTTGGGCAAGGGATTGCAGTTACTCCAATACAATTAGCAATGGCACTTACATCTGTTGTAAATGGTGGTATATTATATAAGCCCAGAATAGTAGAGCGAATAGAAGATGGAGATATTATTTTTGATAATAATAAACCAGAAATAAGAAACAGAACTATTTCAAAAGAAACATCTGAATTAATAAAAACATATTTAAGAGATGTAGTAGAAAATGGGACTGGAAAAAATGCTAAAATAGAAGGATATGATATTGGTGGAAAAACAGGTACATCTCAAAAAGCTGAAAATGGAAAATATGGTAAAGGAAAGTATACAGCATCTTTTGTAGGAGTATTACCATTAAAAAAACCTAAATATGTAGCTTTAGTTGTTTATGATGAACCAAAAGGTAAAAAAATATATGGTGGGCAAATAGCAGCCCCTGTTATAAAAAACGTATTTGAAAGAATAGCTAAATATAAAGATATTTTACCAAATAATTTAGAAACTAAAACAGTTATACTAAACGGAGAGACAGCAATTGAAAATAGTGAGATAAAAGCAGACAATAGTAATATAAAGAATTATATGCCAAATTTAATTGGTAAAACTAAAAGAGAAGCTTTAGGTGAAATAAGTAATATAACTCAAAATGTAGAAATAGAAGGAGAAGGAAAAATAACTTTTCAGAGTCCTAAACCAGGAACACCTAAAAATAAAATTGATAAGGTTTACTTGAAATTTCAGGAAAAATAA
- a CDS encoding anthranilate synthase component I family protein, with protein sequence MKELGIYDLNIVEFYKKNIKSFNKEFVILDSPSADKLSNFSYIVGEFKSKIIIKDNKIFVDNIEIIEGDIFDVLRKIKSENMNCVENIEFLNNVFTGGYISIISYEFNKYIEDIDITTIDDLKLPDAIFVIPQLIIIRDEKKNKFYEINFTKEKFDWDFNFKNKKKLKTELEDIDYKKLKSYNVNMEKNKFYNIVKKAKEYIKAGDIFQVNLSQRFSCDIESKDQFKLYEILRDINPSPFASFAKFKEFTLISQSPERLISLNGDKVETRPIAGTRRKEDNTEAIMESELIMSEKERAEHIMLVDLERNDIGRVCEYGTVKVDELMEIEKYSHVMHIVSNVIGKLNKKYDEFDLLKAVFPGGTITGAPKIRCMEIINELEPTRRSFYTGSIGYIGFNKIMDLNIIIRSFIKKNKNIFFQVGAGIVYDSIPEREYKETINKARAMIVSFETLINQNKIRGDEE encoded by the coding sequence ATGAAAGAATTAGGAATATATGATTTAAATATAGTAGAATTTTATAAAAAAAACATAAAATCTTTTAATAAAGAATTTGTGATATTAGATTCTCCAAGTGCAGATAAATTGTCAAATTTTTCTTATATAGTTGGTGAATTTAAAAGTAAAATAATAATAAAAGATAACAAAATATTTGTTGATAATATAGAAATAATTGAAGGAGATATATTTGATGTTTTGAGAAAAATAAAATCAGAAAATATGAACTGTGTAGAAAACATAGAGTTTTTAAATAATGTTTTTACAGGTGGATATATATCTATTATTTCTTATGAATTTAATAAATATATAGAGGATATAGATATAACTACAATAGATGATCTGAAATTACCAGATGCTATTTTTGTAATACCACAGTTAATTATTATAAGAGATGAAAAGAAAAATAAATTTTATGAAATAAATTTTACAAAAGAAAAATTCGATTGGGATTTTAATTTTAAGAACAAAAAAAAATTAAAAACAGAATTAGAAGATATTGATTATAAAAAATTAAAAAGCTATAATGTCAATATGGAAAAAAATAAATTTTATAATATTGTAAAAAAAGCGAAAGAGTATATTAAGGCAGGCGATATATTTCAAGTAAATTTGAGTCAAAGATTTTCTTGTGATATAGAGTCAAAAGATCAATTTAAATTATATGAGATTTTAAGAGATATAAATCCATCACCTTTTGCTTCATTTGCAAAATTTAAAGAGTTTACATTGATAAGTCAATCACCAGAAAGATTAATTAGTTTAAATGGTGATAAAGTAGAAACTAGGCCAATTGCAGGCACAAGAAGAAAAGAAGATAATACAGAAGCAATAATGGAATCGGAATTAATAATGAGTGAAAAAGAGAGAGCAGAACATATTATGCTTGTAGATTTAGAAAGAAATGATATAGGTAGAGTCTGTGAATATGGAACTGTTAAAGTTGATGAATTAATGGAAATTGAAAAATATTCACATGTAATGCATATTGTTTCTAATGTTATAGGTAAATTAAATAAAAAATATGATGAATTTGATTTGTTAAAGGCAGTTTTTCCAGGAGGGACAATTACAGGAGCTCCTAAAATAAGATGTATGGAAATAATAAATGAATTAGAGCCAACAAGAAGGAGTTTTTATACAGGAAGTATTGGCTATATAGGGTTTAATAAAATTATGGATTTAAATATAATAATTAGAAGCTTTATTAAGAAAAATAAAAATATCTTTTTTCAAGTAGGCGCAGGGATAGTATATGACTCTATTCCAGAGAGGGAATATAAAGAAACAATAAATAAAGCAAGAGCAATGATTGTATCATTTGAAACGTTAATAAACCAAAATAAAATAAGAGGTGATGAAGAATGA
- a CDS encoding response regulator transcription factor encodes MMAKGKIFYLDDEPELLEFVEFVLKRYKYDVIVKEKWDDKYLDELEDVDMIILDIMFPEGQPDGYEVCRRIKGIEKLGNIPIYMFSAKAFSEDKEEALENGADGFIEKPVPIDNLVKLVEKVVEEKKKNDFID; translated from the coding sequence ATGATGGCAAAAGGGAAAATTTTTTATTTAGATGATGAACCTGAGCTTTTGGAATTTGTAGAATTTGTATTAAAAAGATATAAATATGATGTAATAGTAAAAGAAAAATGGGATGATAAATATTTAGATGAATTAGAAGATGTAGATATGATAATATTAGATATAATGTTTCCAGAAGGGCAACCTGATGGCTATGAAGTATGTAGAAGAATAAAAGGAATTGAAAAATTAGGGAATATACCAATTTATATGTTTTCAGCAAAAGCATTTTCTGAAGATAAAGAAGAAGCTTTAGAAAATGGTGCAGATGGTTTTATAGAAAAACCTGTTCCAATAGATAATTTAGTTAAGTTAGTCGAAAAAGTTGTAGAGGAGAAAAAGAAAAATGATTTTATTGATTGA
- a CDS encoding anthranilate synthase component II, producing the protein MILLIDNYDSFTYNIVQYLGMLGEDVKVYRNDKISIEEIEKIKPEAIVISPGPCTPNEAGISLEVVKQLKGKYPIFGVCLGHQTIGQAFGAEIIRASRIMHGKISKINHLDKGVFNGLKNPIEATRYHSLIIKNGTLPDEVEVTAWTKEDEIMAIKHKKYLIEGVQFHPESILTEDGLKMLENFMKEVRK; encoded by the coding sequence ATGATTTTATTGATTGATAATTATGATTCTTTTACTTACAATATAGTACAATATTTGGGAATGTTAGGAGAAGATGTAAAAGTATATAGAAATGATAAAATATCTATTGAAGAAATAGAAAAAATAAAACCAGAAGCAATAGTAATATCGCCTGGACCTTGTACTCCAAATGAAGCAGGAATATCATTAGAAGTTGTAAAACAATTAAAAGGAAAATATCCAATTTTTGGAGTATGTCTTGGGCATCAAACGATTGGCCAAGCTTTTGGTGCAGAAATAATTAGAGCATCGAGAATAATGCATGGTAAAATTTCAAAAATAAATCATTTAGATAAAGGTGTTTTTAATGGTTTGAAAAATCCAATTGAGGCTACTAGATATCATTCTTTAATTATAAAAAATGGAACTTTACCTGATGAAGTAGAAGTTACTGCATGGACTAAAGAAGATGAAATAATGGCAATAAAACATAAAAAATATTTAATAGAAGGAGTTCAATTTCATCCAGAATCTATTTTAACTGAGGATGGATTAAAAATGTTAGAGAACTTCATGAAGGAAGTTAGAAAATAG
- the priA gene encoding replication restart helicase PriA, with translation MRYYSLYVSDTKTTYFTYGDKNNEFEVGEWVFVNFRNKKKAALILFEEEEREFKFKVKNIIEKIPDEIKIDSKMIELFLWISDYYLTEFGEVLTAAIPKNVKIKYRYKYFYNASNRLFEMPLETEKQAFIDYIKKRGNAAKSTLISKFGKKLLDEFEKKNMVTLKKEVLNKNNNFYDKSEYSIKINKTSDLTNEQKNAKYKISSSNKKYFLLKGITGSGKTEIYIKLIQEALENGDGAIFLIPEISLTPQMTERLKRSFEDKIAILHSRLSDMERGKEWRDIYLGNKRVVVGVRSAIFSPIKNLKYIIVDEEHETTYKQESEPRYNAKYVAIKRAELEGCKVIFGSATPSIESYYFAKTGVFELIELKNRYNNAKLPKIEIVDMKDEKQDNFSEKLLQEISKRLRKKEQVLIFLNRKGYSNFIQCKECGHVETCEDCSVSLSYHKKENKLKCNYCGKEQVFLGSCSKCGSKKLKYYGKGTEKLEYDLKEYFKDVNILRVDSETVKEKGSYERIYKDFLDGKYEILLGTQIIAKGFHFPNITLVGIVSADSTLNFPDFRAGERTFQLIVQSSGRAGRGKKDGEVLIQTYIPEHYVIQKSLTVDYDGFYEEEINLRKELEYPPFGKIINIIISSVEESELFEKANEFYNLIKNSELEIYGPFEAPIYKIKNRYRYQIFIKGERKEINNLKKQLKKEYNKFKIKNKNVRITIDVDPVNMA, from the coding sequence ATGAGATATTATTCACTTTATGTTAGCGATACAAAGACTACTTATTTTACATATGGAGATAAAAATAATGAATTTGAAGTTGGGGAATGGGTTTTTGTAAATTTTAGAAATAAGAAAAAGGCAGCATTAATATTATTTGAAGAGGAAGAAAGAGAATTTAAATTTAAAGTAAAAAATATTATAGAAAAAATACCTGATGAAATAAAAATTGATTCTAAAATGATAGAACTTTTCTTATGGATTAGTGATTATTATTTAACAGAATTTGGAGAGGTATTAACAGCAGCAATACCTAAAAATGTAAAGATAAAATATAGATATAAATATTTTTATAATGCTAGCAACAGACTTTTTGAAATGCCATTAGAAACAGAAAAACAGGCTTTTATAGATTATATAAAAAAAAGAGGAAATGCAGCAAAATCTACACTTATTTCAAAATTTGGCAAAAAATTATTAGATGAATTTGAAAAGAAAAACATGGTAACTTTAAAAAAAGAAGTTTTAAATAAAAATAATAATTTTTATGATAAAAGTGAATATAGTATAAAAATAAATAAAACATCTGATTTGACAAATGAACAGAAAAATGCTAAATATAAAATCTCTAGTTCTAATAAAAAGTATTTTTTATTAAAAGGGATAACAGGTTCAGGTAAAACGGAAATATATATTAAGTTAATACAAGAAGCTTTAGAAAATGGAGATGGAGCTATATTTCTTATACCTGAAATCTCTTTGACACCTCAAATGACAGAGAGATTAAAGAGAAGTTTTGAAGATAAAATAGCTATTTTACATAGTAGATTATCTGATATGGAAAGAGGAAAAGAATGGAGAGATATATATTTAGGAAATAAAAGAGTAGTTGTTGGAGTACGTTCAGCAATTTTTTCCCCAATAAAAAATTTAAAATATATAATAGTGGATGAAGAACATGAAACTACATATAAACAGGAATCAGAACCTAGATATAATGCAAAGTATGTAGCTATAAAAAGAGCAGAACTAGAAGGGTGTAAAGTAATATTTGGAAGTGCAACACCATCAATAGAAAGTTATTATTTTGCAAAAACAGGAGTTTTCGAATTAATAGAATTAAAAAATAGATATAATAATGCGAAATTACCTAAAATTGAGATAGTGGATATGAAAGATGAAAAGCAGGATAATTTTAGTGAAAAATTATTACAAGAGATATCTAAAAGGCTAAGAAAAAAAGAGCAAGTATTAATATTTTTAAATAGAAAAGGGTATTCAAATTTTATTCAATGTAAAGAGTGTGGACATGTTGAAACTTGTGAGGATTGTTCTGTATCATTATCATATCATAAAAAAGAAAATAAACTAAAGTGCAATTACTGTGGGAAAGAGCAAGTTTTTTTAGGTAGTTGTAGCAAGTGCGGAAGTAAAAAATTAAAATATTATGGGAAGGGTACTGAGAAATTAGAATACGATTTAAAAGAGTATTTTAAAGATGTAAATATATTAAGAGTTGATTCTGAAACAGTAAAAGAAAAAGGAAGCTATGAAAGAATATATAAAGATTTTTTAGATGGAAAATATGAAATTTTATTAGGAACTCAAATTATAGCAAAGGGATTTCATTTTCCAAATATTACATTAGTTGGAATAGTGTCAGCGGATTCTACTTTGAATTTTCCAGATTTTAGAGCAGGAGAAAGGACATTTCAATTAATAGTGCAATCATCAGGAAGAGCTGGAAGAGGCAAAAAGGATGGAGAAGTATTAATACAAACATACATACCTGAACATTATGTTATACAAAAATCTTTAACAGTAGATTATGATGGATTTTATGAAGAGGAGATTAATTTAAGAAAAGAATTAGAGTATCCACCTTTTGGTAAGATTATAAATATAATAATATCATCTGTTGAAGAATCAGAACTATTTGAAAAAGCAAACGAATTTTATAACTTAATTAAAAATAGCGAACTTGAAATATATGGACCATTTGAAGCACCTATTTACAAAATTAAAAATAGATATAGATATCAAATTTTTATAAAAGGTGAAAGAAAAGAGATAAATAATTTAAAAAAGCAATTAAAAAAAGAGTATAATAAATTTAAAATAAAAAATAAAAATGTTAGGATTACAATTGATGTAGATCCAGTTAATATGGCTTAG